The Cuculus canorus isolate bCucCan1 chromosome 5, bCucCan1.pri, whole genome shotgun sequence genome window below encodes:
- the C5H11orf58 gene encoding small acidic protein, whose amino-acid sequence MSSARESHGHHSLKRAATPDGSNSWETADLGNEERKQKFLRLMGAGKKEHTGRLVIGDHRSTSHFRTGEEDKKMNEELESQYQQSMDSTMSGRNRRHCGLGFSEFQESEEQEEVGGHSSEESSEDSESGSESEQEESAEETQAAEKHDEAEVPENKKEAKSNYKMMFVKASGS is encoded by the exons ATGAGCTCGGCCAGGGAGTCCCACGGCCACCACAGCCTCAAGCGAGCGGCCACCCCCGAT GGCTCCAACAGCTGGGAGACGGCGGATCTGGGCAACGAGGAGCGCAAGCAGAAGTTCCTGCGGCTGATGGGCGCTGGCAAG aaagaacATACTGGCCGCCTTGTTATTGGAGACCACAGATCAACTTCTCACTTCAGGACAG GggaagaagacaagaaaatgaatgaagaaCTGGAATCTCAGTACCAACAAAGCATGGACAGCACGATGTCTGGACGAAACCGGCGCCATTGTGGACTCGGTTTCAGTGAG TTTCAGGAGAGTGAAGAACAAGAAGAGGTAGGTGGACACTCCTCTGAAGAGAGTTCAGAGGACTCCGAAAGTGGCTCTGAGTCAGAGCAAGAGGAGTCTGCAGAGGAGACACAAGCTGCTGAAAAACATGATGAAGCTGAagttccagaaaacaaaaaagaagctAAAAGTAACTATAAAATGATGTTTGTTAAAGCCAGTGGTTCATAA